From Vigna unguiculata cultivar IT97K-499-35 chromosome 5, ASM411807v1, whole genome shotgun sequence, the proteins below share one genomic window:
- the LOC114183763 gene encoding uncharacterized protein C24B11.05-like — translation MENGDQFQGISNAKYDCLLFDLDDTLYPLSSGLAEQVRKNIQEYMIQKLGIPEAKVPELCFSLYKTYGTTMAGLKAIGYDFNYDDFHSFVHGRLPYDILKPDPVLRGVLLSLPVRKIIFTNSDEAHASRVLRRLGLEDCFERVICFETLNSSNEDGSECKPNSTGVFDFYEYIHSPDSDVVLPRTPVVCKPSQDSFEKVFSMADIDPRRTLFFDDSLRNLQSGKSVDLHTVLVGNSVRTTGVDHALESIHNMKEAFPELWESDEKPESVECCRKVSIETSVVA, via the exons ATGGAGAACGGTGATCAGTTCCAGGGGATTTCCAATGCCAAATACGATTGTCTTTTATTTG ATCTTGATGATACCCTTTATCCATTGAGTTCTGGATTGGCTGAGCAAGTGAGGAAAAATATCCAGG AGTACATGATTCAAAAGCTTGGGATACCAGAGGCTAAAGTTCCTGAATTGTGCTTTTCTTTATATAAGACTTATGGTACAACCATGGCTGGTCTCAAG GCTATTGGCTATGACTTTAACTATGATGACTTTCATAG CTTTGTTCATGGTAGATTGCCATATGATATACTGAAACCTGACCCTGTTCTGAGGGGAGTTTTGCTGAGCTTGCCTGTTAGAAAAATT atTTTTACGAACTCAGACGAGGCCCATGCTAGTAGAGTGCTTCGCAGGCTTGGATTGGAGGATTGTTTTGAAAGAGTTATATGCTTTGAGACCCTGAATTCCTCCAATGAAGATGGCAGTGAATGTAAACCAAATTCCACTGGGGTTTTTGATTTTTATGAATACATTCATAGTCCTGATTCTGATGTAGTGCTTCCGAGGACCCCGGTTGTATGCAAACCCTCTCAAGATTcatttgaaaaggttttcagtATGGCAGATATAGACCCTCGAAGGACA TTATTCTTTGATGACAGTCTCCGCAATTTACAATCGGGCAAATCCGTAGACCTTCACACAGTCTTG GTGGGAAATTCTGTTAGAACTACGGGAGTGGATCATGCCCTAGAGAGCATCCATAATATGAAGGAGGCATTTCCAGAACTGTGGGAAAGCGATGAGAAGCCTGAAAGTGTGGAGTGTTGTAGAAAGGTTTCGATTGAGACATCAGTAGTAGCTTAA
- the LOC114183424 gene encoding ubiquitin recognition factor in ER-associated degradation protein 1-like isoform X2 has translation MPPSALDRLASLHIEYPMLFQLINPSAERVTHCGVLEFVADEGIIYIPYWMMKNMLLQEGDLLYVKNTNLTKATYVKLQPHTMDFLDISNPKAILETSLRSYSCLTTGDTIMVQYNKKEYYIDIVETRPSRAVSIIETDCEVDFAPPLDYEEPKKQAKVDRRRPEVEDEQPKKIARFNSFSGFSRRLDGKASLEPVEQTSLPELEQKQYDKEINNSDSKPTNTASYGALGKLAFESNATTSSNKATPKASQESQCEDKSQEEEDPKLKPFIPLSGSGRRLGGKTSAHPIEVASFPELHQKETDKGMKDSDSKPANIASHKASGKLVCGINAASSNCQATSKTSHENRNQEKSLEEEDPKSKPFIPFSGLGRRLGGKASAQPVEETSRPELKQKETDKETKNFDSSPTNTALCKSFGNLVFGSNVTTSSIQATPKFSPRNKSQENSQKEEELKFKPFTGKKHTLMD, from the exons ATGCCTCCCTCAGCTCTTGATCGCCTCG CTTCTTTGCACATAGAGTATCCTATGTTATTTCAACTCATTAATCCTTCTGCGGAAAGAGTTACACATTGTGGGGTGCTAGAATTCGTAGCTGATGAAGGGATCATATATATACCATACTGG ATGATGAAAAATATGCTCCTCCAAGAGGGAGACCTTTTATATGTGAAAAACACCAACCTCACAAAAGCAACTTATGTGAAGCTGCAGCCTCACACAATGGATTTTTTAGATATCTCCAATCCAAAAGCCAT CTTAGAGACTTCACTGAGGAGTTACTCATGCTTAACAACTGGGGACACTATAATGGTTCAATATAACAAGAAGGAGTATTACATTGACATTGTTGAAACTCGACCCTCTCGTGCAGTTAGTATAATTGAAACTGACTGTGAAGTTGATTTTGCTCCGCCACTTGATTATGAAGAACCTAAGAAACAAGCCAAAGTTGACAGGAGAAGACCAGAGG TTGAAGATGAGCAGCCAAAAAAGATTGCCCGGTTCAATTCATTTTCTGGTTTTTCAAGACGCTTGGATGGTAAAGCCTCGTTGGAACCAGTTGAACAAACATCTCTTCCGGAGTTAGAGCAGAAACAAtatgacaaagaaatcaataatTCAGACTCTAAGCCAACAAATACTGCCTCTTATGGAGCTTTGGGAAAGCTGGCGTTTGAGTCAAATGCAACTACATCTAGCAATAAAGCAACACCTAAG gctTCTCAAGAAAGTCAATGTGAAGACAAATCCCAGGAGGAAGAAGATCCAAAATTGAAACCTTTCATTCCCTTATCTGGTTCTGGAAGACGTTTGGGTGGTAAAACCTCAGCACACCCAATTGAAGTAGCATCTTTTCCTGAATTACATCAGAAAGAAACTGACAAAGGAATGAAGGATTCTGATTCTAAGCCAGCAAATATTGCGTCTCATAAAGCTTCTGGAAAGCTTGTGTGTGGGATAAATGCAGCTTCATCTAACTGTCAAGCAACATCTAAG aCTTCTCATGAAAACAGAAATCAAGAGAAATCTTTGGAGGAAGAAGATCCAAAATCCAAGCCTTTCATTCCATTCTCTGGACTTGGAAGACGTTTGGGTGGTAAAGCCTCAGCACAACCAGTTGAAGAAACATCCCGTCCAGAGCTAAAGCAGAAAGAAACTGACAAAGAAACAAAGAATTTTGATTCTAGCCCAACAAATACTGCGTTGTGTAAATCTTTTGGAAATCTTGTGTTTGGATCCAATGTAACTACGTCTAGCATTCAAGCAACACCTAAG ttttctcCAAGAAACAAAAGTCAAGAGAATTCCCAAAAGGAAGAAGAACTAAAGTTCAAGCCTTTCACCGGAAAGAAGCATACGTTAATGGATTGA
- the LOC114183424 gene encoding ubiquitin recognition factor in ER-associated degradation protein 1-like isoform X1, with protein MAYHGDDRYATFEQYYRCYPVSFIDKSHLEKGDKIIMPPSALDRLASLHIEYPMLFQLINPSAERVTHCGVLEFVADEGIIYIPYWMMKNMLLQEGDLLYVKNTNLTKATYVKLQPHTMDFLDISNPKAILETSLRSYSCLTTGDTIMVQYNKKEYYIDIVETRPSRAVSIIETDCEVDFAPPLDYEEPKKQAKVDRRRPEVEDEQPKKIARFNSFSGFSRRLDGKASLEPVEQTSLPELEQKQYDKEINNSDSKPTNTASYGALGKLAFESNATTSSNKATPKASQESQCEDKSQEEEDPKLKPFIPLSGSGRRLGGKTSAHPIEVASFPELHQKETDKGMKDSDSKPANIASHKASGKLVCGINAASSNCQATSKTSHENRNQEKSLEEEDPKSKPFIPFSGLGRRLGGKASAQPVEETSRPELKQKETDKETKNFDSSPTNTALCKSFGNLVFGSNVTTSSIQATPKFSPRNKSQENSQKEEELKFKPFTGKKHTLMD; from the exons ATG GCTTATCACGGAGATGATCGATATGCAACCTTTGAACAGTATTATCGTTGTTACCCTGTCTCCTTCATCGACAAG TCACATCTGGAAAAGGGTGATAAAA TTATCATGCCTCCCTCAGCTCTTGATCGCCTCG CTTCTTTGCACATAGAGTATCCTATGTTATTTCAACTCATTAATCCTTCTGCGGAAAGAGTTACACATTGTGGGGTGCTAGAATTCGTAGCTGATGAAGGGATCATATATATACCATACTGG ATGATGAAAAATATGCTCCTCCAAGAGGGAGACCTTTTATATGTGAAAAACACCAACCTCACAAAAGCAACTTATGTGAAGCTGCAGCCTCACACAATGGATTTTTTAGATATCTCCAATCCAAAAGCCAT CTTAGAGACTTCACTGAGGAGTTACTCATGCTTAACAACTGGGGACACTATAATGGTTCAATATAACAAGAAGGAGTATTACATTGACATTGTTGAAACTCGACCCTCTCGTGCAGTTAGTATAATTGAAACTGACTGTGAAGTTGATTTTGCTCCGCCACTTGATTATGAAGAACCTAAGAAACAAGCCAAAGTTGACAGGAGAAGACCAGAGG TTGAAGATGAGCAGCCAAAAAAGATTGCCCGGTTCAATTCATTTTCTGGTTTTTCAAGACGCTTGGATGGTAAAGCCTCGTTGGAACCAGTTGAACAAACATCTCTTCCGGAGTTAGAGCAGAAACAAtatgacaaagaaatcaataatTCAGACTCTAAGCCAACAAATACTGCCTCTTATGGAGCTTTGGGAAAGCTGGCGTTTGAGTCAAATGCAACTACATCTAGCAATAAAGCAACACCTAAG gctTCTCAAGAAAGTCAATGTGAAGACAAATCCCAGGAGGAAGAAGATCCAAAATTGAAACCTTTCATTCCCTTATCTGGTTCTGGAAGACGTTTGGGTGGTAAAACCTCAGCACACCCAATTGAAGTAGCATCTTTTCCTGAATTACATCAGAAAGAAACTGACAAAGGAATGAAGGATTCTGATTCTAAGCCAGCAAATATTGCGTCTCATAAAGCTTCTGGAAAGCTTGTGTGTGGGATAAATGCAGCTTCATCTAACTGTCAAGCAACATCTAAG aCTTCTCATGAAAACAGAAATCAAGAGAAATCTTTGGAGGAAGAAGATCCAAAATCCAAGCCTTTCATTCCATTCTCTGGACTTGGAAGACGTTTGGGTGGTAAAGCCTCAGCACAACCAGTTGAAGAAACATCCCGTCCAGAGCTAAAGCAGAAAGAAACTGACAAAGAAACAAAGAATTTTGATTCTAGCCCAACAAATACTGCGTTGTGTAAATCTTTTGGAAATCTTGTGTTTGGATCCAATGTAACTACGTCTAGCATTCAAGCAACACCTAAG ttttctcCAAGAAACAAAAGTCAAGAGAATTCCCAAAAGGAAGAAGAACTAAAGTTCAAGCCTTTCACCGGAAAGAAGCATACGTTAATGGATTGA